Part of the Kangiella geojedonensis genome is shown below.
TTGGGATGAAATCCATAGACTGGTAAAAAAACGTAACTAACTGGTAATGGCCTGAAACTAAGGCTATTATCCGTGTAAAAAGGAGTCTATACAGTTAATGAGTGCCAATATTCTCATATTAGAAGATGAGCGAGACATCCGTGAGATGTTAGCGTTCTGCATGTCGCAAGCCGGTTATGAGGTTGAGCAAGCGGCAACCGCTGAGCGTGTGTTCGGCTTAATAAAGGATGGCTACAAGCCTGACTTGTTTTTAGTGGACTGGATGTTGCCAGGAGCTTCCGGCATTGAGCTGACTAAAAAGCTTAAGAAAGACCCAGATATGCAGTCTGTGCCAGTGATCATGTTGACTGCGCGCGGTGAAGAAGATGATCGTGTTCAGGGCTTAGAAGTTGGAGCCGATGATTATGTGGTGAAACCTTTTTCACCACGTGAGTTGCTGGCGCGAGTCCAAGCCGTACTGCGTCGGAGCGGTTTAGTTGCGCAGGCGAGCGAACAGTTATCGCATGGCGCTATTCAGATTGATACTGCGAGTCACCGAGTTTTGATCAGTGGCAAGGAAGTTCACCTAGGACCGACAGAGTATAAGATCCTACATTTCTTTATGAGTAATCCTGAGCGTGTATTTTCTCGGGGTCAGTTGTTGGACTCGGTGTGGGGACAACAAGTGGTGGTGGAGGAAAGAACGGTGGATGTTCATATTCGACGCTTGCGCAAAGCGCTGGCAGATTATTCTGTCGAAAATTATGTTCAGACTGTTCGAGGTTCTGGTTACCGGTTCTCCAGCAAATAAGGTAGTAGCCCATGTGGACTAACCGTTATTGGCAAGCAGAGTTTTGGACATTAGCTTTCATCATTGTCGTCATGGGCTTGATTGGATCATTATTCGATCGAGCCGCTGCATGTATTGCAGTCATTATCTTTGGCTACCTTGTGTGGAACCTAATACAGCTCTCTCGACTGTATAAATGGTTAGTCAAGTCTCGGGCTCTATACCCGCCATCGGCTCCAGGTATCTGGGGTGAAATCTTTAATCACCTTTATGTGTTGCAGCGCAAAAACCGTAAAGAACTGAAGAAACTCAAAGGAATCATTTCTGAGTTTAGAGCTTCCACCTCAGCTTTAAGGGAGGGCGCTCTGATTATTAGTAACCAAGGTGAAATACGTTGGTTTAATAAAGCGTCAGAAAAGCTCCTAGGACTTAAAGCTAGCACTGATATCGGACAACGTCTGTTTAATCTTTTGCGTCACCCGAGTTTCATTGAGTATGAGCAAGCGCGTGACTATGAAAAACCCTTAACGATACATTCGCCAGCCGATGAAAGCTTAATTCTTAATATCCACATTACGCCATACAACAATGATCAGCGTTTAGTGATGATTCGTGATGTGACTGAGCGGTATCGCTTGGAACGAGTACGGCAAGATTTTGTGGCGAATGTTTCGCATGAGCTTAGAACTCCGTTGACTGTGATCAATGGTTATTTAGAAGTGCTCGATCCTGATATGTATCCTGAGTTGTCTAAAGTCGAAAAGCCGTTACAGATGATGCGTCAACAAGCCTTAAACATGGGGCATTTAGTCGATGACTTGCTATTGTTGTCTCGACTGGATGCTAAGGAACCGTCTTTAGGCGGAAAGCCACAGCTGATTGATATAAACATTATGTTGGATAGCATTTGTGCCGAGGCGAGGGTATTAAGTGGCGAGAAGAGTCAAACCATTCTTTTTCACTCTCATAGCAGTGCGACTCTTACCGGTTCTGAAAAACAATTGCGCAGCGCTTTTTCTAACTTGGTGTTTAATGCCGTTCGGTACACGCAACAAGAGGGACGTATTGATATTTTCTGGAAAGAAACGCAGAACCACCTTGTGATGACCGTCAAAGATAATGGCCCAGGCATTGAGCAGGAGCACATCCCACGACTGACGGAACGGTTCTATCGGGTAGATTCCGGCCGTAACCGCTCGCAAGGCGGTACTGGCTTAGGTCTCGCTATCGTGAAGCATGTTCTAGAAATGCATGACGGCTATTTGGAAGTTGATAGTACGGTAGGTAAAGGTAGTGAGTTTAGTTGCTACTTCCCGAAGTCGTCATAATTCGCTCAATTAACTCTTGAGCTTGACCCTGGCGTTCCGGTCATGGAAATCCCTTCATGTTGTTTATGACACCGCATTATTCTCAGAATATATAACCTAAAGCAATTAAGTTTTTGATATTGTTGATATTTAATCCTGCGTGCAAACTGTTTCAATGATTCCCCTAAAGCAAATCCGGCTTGTCATAAAAGCGTCATACTGCAGTCACAAGGCTTTAACATTCCAGCACCATAATGACAGCGTCTGTTAATCATACTCACTTGGAGAATTCTAATGAATTTGTTCAAAAAAGTTGCCCTAGCGGCAGCCGTTTCAACTTTTTCAATCGGCGCAATGGCTGAAGCGAAAGTTGATCAAAATTTACCTACTTATAAAAAAACAAGCGGTATCTCTGGTAACCTTTCAAGCGTTGGCTCTGACACTTTAGCTAACTTGATGACTCTTTGGGCTGAAGAGTTCAAGCGTCAATACCCAAACGTTAATATTCAAATTCAAGCAGCGGGTTCTTCTACTGCACCGCCTGCATTAACGGAAGGTACTTCTAACTTCGGTCCTATGAGTCGCATGATGAAGGACAAAGAGCTGGAAGCTTTCGAAAAGAAGCACGGTTACAAGCCTACTCCAGTTGCGGTTGCTATTGATGCACTGGCAGTTTACGTACATAAAGACAACCCAATTGAAGGGTTAACTATCGCACAAGTTGATTCAATCTTCTCTTCAACTCGTAAATGTGGTGCTGATAGCGATCTTTCCAACTGGAGCGATTTAGGTGTTGATGGCTTAGGCGATGTCCAAATTTATGGCCGAAACTCGGTGTCTGGTACTTACGGTTACTTCAAGAAAAAAGCACTGTGTAAAGGTGACTTCAAAAATTCTGTCAACGAGCAACCAGGTTCTGCATCAGTGGTTCAGTCAGTGAGCTTGTCTAAAAATGGTATCGGTTACTCAGGTATCGGCTACAAGACGTCTGGCGTTAAAGCGGTTCCATTAACCAAGAAAAACGATACTAACTTTGTAGAAGCGACTCCTGAGAATGCAATCTCAGGTGATTACCCGCTTGGTCGTCAACTTTTCGTTTATGTGAACAAACACCCTAACAAGCCTCTTTCTCCAATCGAGCTGGAGTTCTTGAAAATGGTTCTATCAAAAGTAGGTCAAGAAGTCGTGGTTAAAGATGGCTACATCCCACTACCTGCTAAAGTTGCTGAAATGCAATTGAAGAAGCTTTCAAAATAAGTCATATTTCTACCCCTTAGTAACACTTTAACCGGCTGCCTGAAAAGGTTAGCCGGTTTTTTTATGGTGGTCTTTGTTAACTCTTGCTGGCTCTCTGATAGAATATCAAAGCATATAGTAATGAGGCTTTGATGATTACCCTAAACTCTTCTCCCATTCACGCTGTTAGCTGGAAGCTAGCTGATGACAGGTCCGTGCGCATCGATATAAAGCGCGATGATCTCCTTCACCCCGTTATTTCGGGGAATAAATGGCGCAAGTTGAAGCATTTAATCAGTGATGCTCAACAGAAAGGCTGTCTTGAGCTTATTTCCATGGGGGGCAACTGGTCAAATCATCTTCACGCGCTGGCTTATGCTGGCTTTAGCATGGGGTTAAAGACACGGGCTCTCGTCAGGGCGCATCCCGATCAAGCATTAACACCGACGTTACTCGACTGCAAAAAATGGGGCATGGTGCTGGAGTTTACTGATCGAAAAACTTATGCCGAATTGCGGCAAAAGATCAGTTGGGACTCTTTTGACTCTGAATATCCTGGTAGCTACTGGTTCAGCGAAGGTGGATTCAGCTCTTTAGCGATACAAGGGGTTGAAGATATGAAAGCAGAAGTTGACTGCAAGTATGATTATATTTTTGCTGGGTGTGGCTCTGGGGCTACTGTGTGTGGTTTAGCGAGAGCTTTTCCAGAGAGTTATGTTGTTGGTGTTGCCGCATTTTCCGGCGCCGATTACTTAAAAGAAACGCTGAGTCAGCATCTCAAGCAAGCTGGTCGTAAGGCAGAGAACTGGGCCATTGATACGAAGCATCACTGCGGCGGTTTCGCAAAATCCTCTGAAGAGCTTGAGACATTGATAGAAGAGCTTGAGTTGTTTAATTCATTCAAGCTAGACCCCATTTATAATGGGAAGACGTTTTTAGCGCTTAATAGCTGGTTATGTTCGGCAACGATCCCTAGTGGCAGTCGAGTGCTAGTTATTCATACTGGTGGTTTGCAAGGCGCTAGAAAAACCTAATTTAATAAAAAAAGCCCACTGACGCGGGCTCCTATATGCGAACTAGCAACTAATCTTTTTTCAATAAATCGCGAATCTCAGCCAATAGCACTTCTTCGTTTGTCGGTTTAGGAGGCTCTGCTGGCTTCGCTTCTTCTTTTTTCTTCATGCGGTTCATGCCTTTAACCACCATAAAGATAGCGAAGGCGATAATGATGAAGTCTAACGCTGTCTGAATGAAGCTACCATAGTTAATAGTGACCGCTGCTTCTTCGCCAACAGCTTCTTGCAATGTAAAGGCAAGGTCGGAGAAATCGACACCGCCGATCAACATGCCAATGGGTGGCATTAAGATGTCGTTTACGAAAGAACTGACAATTTTACCAAAGGCAGCGCCGATCACGATGCCCACTGCCATATCTACCACGTTTCCTTTCATGGCGAATTTTTTGAATTCACTCATCATACCCATAAAATGTCCCCTGTATTAGTTAAGGTTATTATTGTGTTTTAGCCGATAGGTCAAAACTATTTATTAATACCACAGGTGTGAGGAGTAGGGGAGAGTAAAGGTTTTGATTTACCACTAATTTTACATTCTTCTATGATATGATAACTTTTTTTGCTGAAATGAGGGTGCCATGAGAAGCGGCCAACAGTGGATAGCTGAATACAGTGAAAGCCATAGAAATCCTACCAATAAACTATTGCATTGGGTTTGTGTACCAGCCATTATGTGGACGGTATTGGCTTTACTTTGGTCGATTCCTGTACCTGAAGCGCTGCAATTTCATCCGTGGGCTAATTGGGCAACCTTGTTCGTGGTCGTAGCGCAATTGTTCTATCTCACCTTTGGTGTCGCTATCTTCGTGACCATGCTGCTGGTTAGTATTGGCATGCTATGGTTTACAGCGTGGCTAGAACAAATAGCACCATTTGCCTTGTGGCAAATAGCTTTAGTGGTGTTCGTTATTGCTTGGATAGGGCAATTTATTGGACATCATATTGAGGGTAAGAAACCTTCATTTTTTAAAGATTTATTGTTTTTATTAGTGGGGCCTGCGTGGGAAGCCAATTACTTCTTGCGTAAAATCCACATAATTACTTAATATTTATAACTTTCAACTCGCTTGCAATTTTGGGGATTGACTCATGGCAGTATCCGAAACTACTGAGACAGTAGCACTGATTCAGTCTGATGCCGTAGCCTTTGGCTTGATTATGGCGGTATTAGGACTTATTTTTTACACATCAAGCCGTCAACACGGTTTTTGGCATAAATTTTATAAACATATTCCGGCGCTATTGTTGTGTTATTTCGTGCCTGGAGCTTTAAATTCGTTAGGATTTTTCACGGCTGATGCTGGTGATAATATTTACCATATTTCATCACGTTACTTGCTTCCTGCCAGTTTATTCTTATTAACCTTAAGCATTGATCTTAAAAAGATTTTTGGCCTCGGCTGGCGCGCATTAGCGATGTTCTTCACAGCAACGGTTGGTATTATTATCGGTGGCCCATTAGCGATATGGTTATTCCATGTAATTAGCCCAGAGTGGGTGGCAGGTGATGTATGGAAAGGTATGTCGACGGTTGCCGGTAGCTGGATTGGTGGTGGAGCAAATCAGGCTGCGATGAAAGAGCTGTATAACGTTGAAGAAAGCTTATTCGGCACCATGATCGCGGTAGACGTACTGGTTGCTGAGATTTGGATGATTGGCCTTCTTATTATGGCTAAAAAATCAGACGGCATGGATAAAATGCTGGGTGCTGATAATTCAAAAATCGAAGATCTAAAGCGTACCGTAGAAAAGTATACTCGTGAGAACGAGCGCGTTTCGCATTTAAACGACTACATGATTATCCTAGGTATTGCCTTTGCAGTAGTTGGTTTAGGTCACTTAGTGGGTAGCTGGTTAGGGCCTTTCTTTGCTCAGTTCGATTGGGCTAAAGAATACAGCCTGGATAGCCACTTCTTATGGTTAATCCTGACGGCGACCTTTGCTGGAATTGGTTTGTCCTTCACACGTACGCGTGAATACGAGCATGCGGGTGCCTCAAAGATTGGCTCTGTCTTTATCTACGTGCTAGTTGCCAGTATCGGTATGAAAATGAATCTTGGCGAAATTTACCACAACTGGCAGCTATTCTTTGTCGGTGCGGTATGGATGCTGATTCATATTATTCTACTGTTCGCAGTAGCCAAAGCGATTAAAGCGCCAGCGTTCTTCATTGCTGTGGGTAGTAAGGCAAACGTTGGTGGCGCAGCTTCAGCGCCAGTGGTTGCAGCTGCATTCCACCCATCACTCGCGCCGGTTGGTGTTTTATTAGCGATTCTTGGTTATGCGGTGGGTACTTTCGGTGCTTATCTTACCGCCGAAATGATGCGTATGGTTGTTGCTGGGTAAGCCTTTAACAATCAAAGGTGTTAAAAAAAGCGGCCCTTGGGCCGCTTTTTAGTATCTTGATAAAAAATTATTGCTTTGGTAAAAAGTTCTCAGCAATCATGCAGCGGGCGCTACCGCCACCAACCGTTTCAATGGTGTGGATATCGCACGCTATAAGCTTACCATGGGCTGCTAGCTGTTGACGCTGTTCTTTGGTAAAGCCGTGGTAGGCGGATTCTGATAGTACTATTAAAGGCTCATTCCTGAGGTTTCGCAGTTGAATTAAGTTAGCGCAGAAGCTTTTTTCAGCCTGCTCTAGGCTAATGTCGATGATTTGTTTTTGATCTTGCTTTAAGTGATTTTCAACGGTTGCTCTTTGCTGAGGATCTTTAATCGAATCGAGACAAATAACAGCAAACTGCTCACCCACGCTCATCATGACATTGGTATGGTAAAAAGGTTTGCCTTTACTGCTAGAGCTGTTAAATGAAACCGTCTCGTAGCCACGTTCTTGGTTATAGGATGTCAGTAAATGAGCATCGCAACGCTCCGAAAGGGCTGCATAAGTTTTTGTATGGCGATGATCAAAAATCATAGCTCCAGTGCCTTCCAAAAACGCACTGTCAGAATCTTGTTTATGATTAATAGCTGTAATTTGATACCCGTTGTGGATAAGCAGCTTCTTTAGAGCCTCCGGGCGTGCTTCCGCACGGCGATTGGGGGTTTTCATCGGGAATATATCGATCTCACCATTGTGGCGTGTACAAAACCAATTATTAGGGAATACCGCATCAGGCATTTCAGTATCACCGTGATGCTTATTGAGCAGCAATACCTCAATATGGTTGTCCCGAAGTTGATTAACCATAAGCGTAAATTCTTCGAGGGCGCTTTCTTTGACTACATAGTGCGGTTGATCAATTTTATGTTGAAATTCATTATCTTGGGCCGTTTCTTGGTTAAAGCAAAAGTCGACCGGTGGAACCATGATAATAGAGCTAGTGGTATGAGACATAGGACGCGGAAATTGTCAGACGTGGCGCTAAGATAAAAAAAAGGCTTGCAATGTGCAAGCCGTATATTAGCAATCTGCGGGTCATTAGGACCAAATGGGGGTAGGTATATAAAATATGTCCCGCTCGCTAACCAAAGGAGTCAGTCTATGAAACTAAACAATTACCAACTTGTCAGAAGTAAGTCTCTGACTGGAATAAGCAGGGCTTATCCCTTAAAACCAACAGTGTTAATTTATTTAATCATTAAAAAAATTAACAAAGTGTTTGCCTTTTGATAAGAGACTTTGACAAAATAGACGCATCTGGCCGATATTTGTCTAGACCAAGCCATCCTTAAAAGTTGGTTTGGTATTGCCCCTCAAGGCAGGTCAAATAATAAACAGTAGTACGACCAGATTCAAACGATATATTTTCATGGTTTAGATTAGAAAAATTAATGATAAGGAGCGGTGATGCCTAGACGGTTACCTCCACTGAATAGCCTAAGAGCTTTTGAGGCTGCTGCGCGCCATTTAAGTTTTACAAAAGCGGCTGAGGAATTATTTGTTACTCAGGCTGCAATTAGCCACCAAATCAAGGCTTTAGAAGACTATCTTGGTGTTGAATTGTTTATCCGAAGGAACCGGAAGCTTTTATTGACTGACGAAGGTCAGCTTTATTGGCCTAAGATTCGTGATATTTTCGAGAAATTGGTTAATGCTACTGAGCAAGTGAAGGCTCAAGGTGCAACAGGATCATTGACCGTTAGCGTCATTCCAACATTTGCAACTTTATGGCTTGTTCCCCGCTTGGCTGAATTTAGTCAGCAGTATCCAGAAATTGATGTCCGCATCAAAGCATCTGATACTGAGGTGGACTTTGTTCGTGAAGATGTTGATATCGCGGTTTACTACGGTAAAGGTGAATATGCTGGTTTGCATTGTGACCAATTATTCCAAGAGCACCTGACTCCGGTATGCTCGCCTGCTCTTGCAGAGTCAGGAACCTTGAATAGTCCGCAAGATTTGGCCAATCATACCTTGTTGCACGATGCGACCACGGATGAATGGCGAACTTGGATCAAGCATGCCGAGGTGCAGGGTGTTAATCCAGACCAAGGTCCTGTGTTCAGCCACTCTGGAATGGTGCTACAAGCTGCTCGTCACGGCCAAGGGGTTGCTATGGGACATAGTGTCTTGTCACAGATGGACTTAGATACTGCTCGATTGGTCGCTCCGTTTGATATTGTTGTGGATAGTGGTCATTCCTATGACTTAGTGTGTCCTGAAAATTCACATGACCGACCTAAAATTGTTGCTTTCAGAGAGTGGTTACTATCGAAAGTTAACGAAGACGTAGATGATGAAGTACTGTATTAAACGTCAATACTCAATCATGAACAGTTAAAAAAGGCGCTATTAACAGCGCCTTTTTTTATACCTACCAGATTTTATAACCGTTAAGCATCGCTTGAGTTAAAGTAGTCGCGCGTACCGTGTGCATTAACGGCTTCACCAATACGACGGAATGCTAAGGTATAAGCGGCATTACGCATGCTACGATTTTCGTTTTGAGACAAGTCCCATACTTCATTAAAGCTCTTTGACATAATGTCGCCAAGCCGTTGATGTACGGTTTCGAGATCCCACGCGTAACCCGAACGGTTTTGCACCCACTCAAAGTATGAGACAGTCACGCCACCTGCGTTAGCAAGAACATCTGGCACCACGTGAATTTCGCGTTCGTGAAGGATTGCGTCGACATCACTCAGCACAGGACCATTAGCAACTTCAACAATATAGTTCGCTTTAACCTTGTCGACATTGTGTGTTCCAATGACGCCATCCAACGCTGCTGGAATTAGAATATCAACATCAAGCTCTAGCAACTCTTCATTAGAAATGCTGCTATGTTCAACTTGCTCACAAACAGACTGTGTGCAGTAAACCGCTTTGACTTGGCGCGAGCGTTGCTTTTCTTTATAAATACTCGGTACGTCAAAGCCACTATCCGAGTAAATACCACCACGGGAGTCGCTAATGGCGACAATGTTATAACCGCGCTCATGTAACAAGCGAGCAGCGTGATAGCCACCGTTACCAAATCCTTGAACCGCAACTCTAATATCGGAAGGGTTCCAGCCATGCTTTTTCTCAAGCTCAAGAATGCATAGATAAGCACCACGCCCAGTGGCATCATCACGGCCAACGCTTCCGCCGAGACTAATGGGTTTTCCTGTGATAACACCGGGAGCTTTTTGACGAGTGATGTGTTCGTACTCATCCATCATCCAGCCCATGATACGTTCATTGGTATAAACATCTGGCGCAGGGATATCGCGATCAGGACTGATGATGTCAGCCATCTGGCGAACGTAGGAACGTGATAACCGCTCAAGCTCCATGCGTGATAGTTTTTTTGGATTGACGGTGATACCGCCTTTACCGCCACCATAAGGTAGGCCAACAACGGCACACTTAATCGTCATCCACAGTGCTAATGCTTGCACTTCAGACTGATTAACTTCTGGGTGATAACGAATGCCACCCTTGGTCGGACCTAATGCATTGTTGTAACGGCAACGGTAGGCCGTAAAATATTGAGTAGAGCCGTCATCCATACGTACTGGCAATGATGCAGTCATGGTACGCATTGGATGCATTAAGCTTTCAATAACTTCAGCGTTAACACCAGCACTTTCACCAATTTCACGAACACGCGCTAACGCATCCTGATAAATTTGTTCGGACATGAGGTATTCCTTGTTCAGTGTTTGCGAATAGTGGACACGGTTATAACACGTGCCGAAACGAATATAAAATAAGTGAAAAGCAAATAGTTCTGGTCGGAGCAATCAATATTCGTTATAACAAAGGCAAATCAGTCGATACGGAAGTGAGTATGAGTCAACTGAAGAACAAAACAGTTTGGATTACTGGAGCGTCCTCCGGAATTGGTGAGGCGCTGTCTTATGAGCTAGCTTCGCAGGGCGCTAACCTTATCCTGTCAGCGCGACGAGAAGATGAGTTAGTGCGAGTACGTAACGCTTGCCAAAACAGTCAGCGTCATAAGATTGTGGCGCTTGATCTTGCTGACAGTGATCGTTTTGATGCAGTTGTGGAGCAGGTTTGGCAAGATGTTTCCGCGGTGGATCTACTCATTAACAATGCCGGTTTAAGCCAACGAGCGTTAGCCTTAGAGACGTCTCTAGATGTGCATCGAAAGATCATGGAAGTGAATTACTTTGGTACAGTCGCGTTAACTCAGGCGTTGTTACCTCATTTGTTATTACAGGGAAGTGGCGGAGTAATTACAGTGAGTTCTTTGGTAGGAAAATTTACGACGCCTCTACGCTCTGCTTATTCTGCATCTAAACATGCAATTACCGCTTATATGGACAGCTTGCGAGCTGAACTGCATGGAAAGGGCGTTCAGTTTACGACCATTTACCCAGGCTTTATTCGGACTAACTTAACCTATAAAGCGTTACTAGGTGATGGTTCAGAGCAAAACACAATGGACAGAGCACAAGAAGAGGGGATGTCACCAGAGCAGTGTGCCAAGAAAATTATTAAGGCTTACGAGCGGGGCAAAACTGAAGCTTATATCGGGGGCAGGGAGACTCATGCCGTATTACTAAAACGGCTATTCCCGAAAATCTTTGCACGAATCGTGCGAAAAGCCAAAGTAACATAGCTTGTAAAAGAGAGAATTGGCTAAAAAACTTTAAATATGAACTCGGCCTTTTTGTTTCACTTTGCCTTTCACTAAGATTTCATCAGCCTGTTCAATCAGAGCTTCAGCGGTGATAGGTTCATCTGGGTGAGTAGTTACGCCGCCGATCGTAACCGCTACAAACAACGGCTCTTTATCGCCATTGATCACAGGTTTTTCAGTAATGCTGGTATGGACTCTTTTCAAAAATTGAGCGGCATCTTGCTCGCCCGAAACTTGTGCGGCGATAATAAATTCATCGCCGCCATACCGACCCAGTAAATCAAATTCTCGCAAAGCGTCATGTGTTCGAGTGGCCACTGCTCTTAGAATATTATCACCCATAATATGATTATATTTGTCATTAATCAGTTTAAAGTTATCTAAATCCAGTAACGCTAAAACTAAGGTGTTCTCGGAGCGATGGATGCGATGTAACTCTTCATTTAAACGCTCAATGAAAGCTGAGCGACGCAGACAGTTGGTTAAATAGTCATAAGTCGCATTGTGATAATAGAGCCAATGCTTATGGATTAATATTAAGGTTAATACAATAAAAATTCCAATTAAAAAGACCGGCGATAGTAACCCCTCGAGCTCACTCATGAAGGCCGGAAGGACTTGAATATCCACTAAAATATCGAAGAGTACCGCAACTAAAAATGCTACCAATGACCAAGCCATTAACTTGGCATAAGGTAACTTTTCCGTAATAGCGCGATAAAACAGGTACAGATAAAAAGGTATCAAAACAAAAACACTAACGGCTTGAAGTAGATGCACAAGATGATAGATATGATCAAGGTTAATAAAGAGTGCTACTAAGCAATAGAGCGCCAAGAAACTCAGCAGAGGAACCTTAAACCAGTTTGTAACACGATGCTTAAAGAAGGATGTCATAAACATAAAAAATAACACGGTAAGTACGCCAAACAACACAATGTTGGCTCTAAAGATGATGTTAAGATTTATGCCGGAAACAAATGCAAAGTGTGAGTAGGTTAAAATATAAATTGCTTCAAAAACACAGAATAGACCAAACCATAAATGATCACGACTTTGTGGTTGTGCTGCAAAATAGAATCCTTGAACGGCAGCGATAATCAGCATAATCCCTACATAGAGCATCAGTAAGCCTTCGGAAGCAACCTGTTCATCGGTAATCGCTTGTGAGCTTTTTATTACGGGAGCACCACTACTTAAGCCGCCTTGACGAGCGTGGTTATAGACGCTAATGACTAATTCATTGTTTGCACTATCTCCAAATTTAAGTGCAGAGTTGGGCAAATGGTAACTACGCGAATACAGCGTTGCCTTTTCAAAGTTTGGTGGAAACTGCCCCGTTTGTCCGATCTGCTTGCCATTTAGAAAAATCTTGTCGGCATCTCGTAAGTGGGGGATATAAAGAGTTAAAGGCGTGTTTTGGTAAGCTTTGTCTACGGTGAAATCAGTTTTGTATATGGCAAAGCCATTAAAGTTATCGAAGCTGTGCTCTATAGAGGCGACGCTATCTTGAGTTTCACATTCAACACTTCGCTGGGACTCATCTTTTACACATAGGGTCCAGTAATCATTAAGCTCTATGTGAGGTGTTACTGAGTTGGGTGTTGCTGGAATTGAGCTAGCAGTAAGCCTATCAGCGCTAAGAAGGCTGAGAATACAAATTGATAGGGTAAACAGTACACGGTAAATAACACGCCCTCCTATTGGCATACTAAGTCAATCCCTTAAGCTTTGCAAAACCTTTGCAAGTTGTTTATTTCAGTCAATATTTTTGTAATGAGCTTTTTGATTCAAATGAACTGAAAAAAGGGGGAGCTTTATCCTCCCCCTAGCTTGTAAGCAGATCTGCAACAGAATTATTTCTGTTTCATGCTTTCGTCACGAATACTTCTAAACTCCGTACCTTCATACCAGTTCGGGAAGGCTTCTGAGTTACTTAATAAGTAACCTGCTTCGAAGAAAATTTTGATATCGTCAAGCGCTGCTTGCCATACCCAGTCTTCATGGTATTCGTCGCATAAT
Proteins encoded:
- a CDS encoding GGDEF domain-containing protein, with translation MPIGGRVIYRVLFTLSICILSLLSADRLTASSIPATPNSVTPHIELNDYWTLCVKDESQRSVECETQDSVASIEHSFDNFNGFAIYKTDFTVDKAYQNTPLTLYIPHLRDADKIFLNGKQIGQTGQFPPNFEKATLYSRSYHLPNSALKFGDSANNELVISVYNHARQGGLSSGAPVIKSSQAITDEQVASEGLLMLYVGIMLIIAAVQGFYFAAQPQSRDHLWFGLFCVFEAIYILTYSHFAFVSGINLNIIFRANIVLFGVLTVLFFMFMTSFFKHRVTNWFKVPLLSFLALYCLVALFINLDHIYHLVHLLQAVSVFVLIPFYLYLFYRAITEKLPYAKLMAWSLVAFLVAVLFDILVDIQVLPAFMSELEGLLSPVFLIGIFIVLTLILIHKHWLYYHNATYDYLTNCLRRSAFIERLNEELHRIHRSENTLVLALLDLDNFKLINDKYNHIMGDNILRAVATRTHDALREFDLLGRYGGDEFIIAAQVSGEQDAAQFLKRVHTSITEKPVINGDKEPLFVAVTIGGVTTHPDEPITAEALIEQADEILVKGKVKQKGRVHI
- a CDS encoding transcriptional regulator GcvA; amino-acid sequence: MPRRLPPLNSLRAFEAAARHLSFTKAAEELFVTQAAISHQIKALEDYLGVELFIRRNRKLLLTDEGQLYWPKIRDIFEKLVNATEQVKAQGATGSLTVSVIPTFATLWLVPRLAEFSQQYPEIDVRIKASDTEVDFVREDVDIAVYYGKGEYAGLHCDQLFQEHLTPVCSPALAESGTLNSPQDLANHTLLHDATTDEWRTWIKHAEVQGVNPDQGPVFSHSGMVLQAARHGQGVAMGHSVLSQMDLDTARLVAPFDIVVDSGHSYDLVCPENSHDRPKIVAFREWLLSKVNEDVDDEVLY
- a CDS encoding SDR family oxidoreductase; this translates as MSQLKNKTVWITGASSGIGEALSYELASQGANLILSARREDELVRVRNACQNSQRHKIVALDLADSDRFDAVVEQVWQDVSAVDLLINNAGLSQRALALETSLDVHRKIMEVNYFGTVALTQALLPHLLLQGSGGVITVSSLVGKFTTPLRSAYSASKHAITAYMDSLRAELHGKGVQFTTIYPGFIRTNLTYKALLGDGSEQNTMDRAQEEGMSPEQCAKKIIKAYERGKTEAYIGGRETHAVLLKRLFPKIFARIVRKAKVT
- the ctlX gene encoding citrulline utilization hydrolase CtlX; this translates as MSHTTSSIIMVPPVDFCFNQETAQDNEFQHKIDQPHYVVKESALEEFTLMVNQLRDNHIEVLLLNKHHGDTEMPDAVFPNNWFCTRHNGEIDIFPMKTPNRRAEARPEALKKLLIHNGYQITAINHKQDSDSAFLEGTGAMIFDHRHTKTYAALSERCDAHLLTSYNQERGYETVSFNSSSSKGKPFYHTNVMMSVGEQFAVICLDSIKDPQQRATVENHLKQDQKQIIDISLEQAEKSFCANLIQLRNLRNEPLIVLSESAYHGFTKEQRQQLAAHGKLIACDIHTIETVGGGSARCMIAENFLPKQ
- a CDS encoding Glu/Leu/Phe/Val family dehydrogenase → MSEQIYQDALARVREIGESAGVNAEVIESLMHPMRTMTASLPVRMDDGSTQYFTAYRCRYNNALGPTKGGIRYHPEVNQSEVQALALWMTIKCAVVGLPYGGGKGGITVNPKKLSRMELERLSRSYVRQMADIISPDRDIPAPDVYTNERIMGWMMDEYEHITRQKAPGVITGKPISLGGSVGRDDATGRGAYLCILELEKKHGWNPSDIRVAVQGFGNGGYHAARLLHERGYNIVAISDSRGGIYSDSGFDVPSIYKEKQRSRQVKAVYCTQSVCEQVEHSSISNEELLELDVDILIPAALDGVIGTHNVDKVKANYIVEVANGPVLSDVDAILHEREIHVVPDVLANAGGVTVSYFEWVQNRSGYAWDLETVHQRLGDIMSKSFNEVWDLSQNENRSMRNAAYTLAFRRIGEAVNAHGTRDYFNSSDA